The DNA window CCTGACCAGACCAGGAAGTCCCTGTGCCTGGGCCCCACCCCACCATCTGGgtgatttgttttgaaaaaagttaaaagtatatttgaaaatgaatgaaaataaaatttagaaaaaaaaccataaaatcaactccaaatttaatgttaaaaaattaaattttagtttataaacttaAGCGTAAACAAAAATTAGGTGACTCAACGCTATTTCGTCACTTTTTTCCTCAATTTTACGTGATTCTCGAAATACAAAACAACatgttctttttaaaaattatacattgaAGTTCAagattttactattttaatatgttttaaattttactatttatactattaaacaaattataaaaatataatattttaccaTTCATCTTTACTATCTCAACTCAACTCACCTCACCCACGGGTCATGGACCATACGGAACAATGAGGGGGCCTTGCACATCTATCTACACATGGGCCCTTGTGGGCTATATGGACTACGTGGGCCAGGGATATGTCGTTTGTGGGCTCCTCTGGGTGCCCTGGCCCGCGAATACGGTGGACGACCGGCCCAGGCCCGGATATGCAGGAGATGAGGCCGACTAACATTCATGGGCAGcaaaggaaggggaggccaCTGGATGTCGTGTAGGCGGGTAGGCCCATGAGGAGGAAGTAGGGCTCTGAGTTGCGTGGAGAAAATTGCTACCGCAGTATACAGTGGATTCTGACTatcttcttatattttttatcattcgttttattaaaaaattagtatgaatataaaaatttataagtaataattaaactgcttttaatgataaataaaataataaataaaataaataatacttttaatttttttaataagatgagtaGGCAAACATTGTAAATAGAAAGTCAAAATTTCTTATAATctggaacagagggagtaagtaAACACGGCTTTGCTAAAAACCGTCACTTCAAAATAGGTAACGCTCTAAAATGCTGccccctccgttttataatataagatgtttgatctTTTTCCTTGCaacgttttattcaaaaattatgaaaatatcatttattttgctcgtgacttactttattgtcaaaagaattttaagtacgacttattattttttatatttgtactaaatttttaaataagatgaatggtcaaaggttgtaaaaaaagtcaaacattttatattataaattatattataaaacggaggtagtacatcgGTACTTTGATCGATAAGaccactgatttttttaacatatgtgtttgatcattcatcatatatttaaaaaaatctataattattatttattttattatgattggatttattataaaatttattttaatttcacgTATTTGCACAGaactttaaataagatgaatgttcAAACATATAACAATAAGTCAACAGCACCGTCTATTAGAATACAGTGGAAGTATTGTTTTCTTGCCTTAtactgaataaaaaaatagcaatgTGACCCTAGGTGACTCGACAAAATTACACTGGCTTAACCTCTGTCTCACACACAAGGTGGTCGATCAGATCGAGCAGCAATGACGTGCGCGACTGTTATTGAATTTTTCAGTGCTGCTGATGAACTTTTTCAATGTTCTTTACTGCTGTTGTTATAAAATTGTGTAGATGTGctagtttttttgttgtttaaaTGGTTTAATTAATATGAAAGGTTCCTTTGTTTTGCTAGTTATTTGTGACCACATGTTTCTTTAGGGTTGGCTAAAACCGTTCGTACTTCCAATAGTAAAATCAACGCAAATGAGTAGACTCGGGCCGCATTTGGCTATAGATgtaataagttaacttatccggtgcggaaaacgtaataatagattagtacataattaattaattattatttattaaaaaatataaaatagattaatatgattttttaaaataactttcctataggaattttttgcaaaaaatacaccgtttagtagttcgagaagcgtgtACATGAAAAACGATGGagattagttaacttatgcatgcagacgaacgcggcctcgCTTCAGTTATTTCAACCAAGAGCATTATGGTCCGGAAAGGTATTGaaaatggacaaaaaaaaccatttcCATTTACAAGAAATAGACAAAATAGTATTTGGACGAAGTCCATTTGGTTGATAGTAGTGTTCCGAAGAATCCTAAATCTGGAGCCGTGTTTTAACAAAGTCATGTTTTAATGACGGTATAATAGAAGTTTGTCGATTGCATGCCAATACATGCAACAGTGACCGAGTAACTAACACTATATAAACTTCTTATCAGATAAAGGGGGGCaaagaatgatttttttaaagatagtAGAATCCATTTCAGTATTTGCTTTAAAAATGCTACAACAATTATTACATGTTGCAGGATGAACGGctacaaattacaaaatcatagattaattaaacaCGAGAAAACTACTTGGAATGCTATCCTACAGATGGAGATAATCCCTATTGAGAATCTTTTATCTACTGTTGACAATAATCCAATACTGTAGTTTCTTCCCAACGCGTGGTATGCAATCAGGTAAGCTTTTTGGTTAACTGCAGGTAGAGGCTTTGGGGTCCGATTCGATCTAGCCAACAACTTTCCGAAATACACAAGCAGTCACTattgaaaacaaaaggaatacTCGAATAGGCCACCAGAAAatagaggaggaggggcgaaAGGAACTAGATTTAGAGAAATTGTAGCAGCAGAAGGGGAAAGACGGACAATGTAGGCCTCCTGATATACTAGTAacactaaggccgcgttcggtggAGAGGGATACGTTAACTTATTCTTggtacgaaaaacgtagtaattaattagtacctgattaattaattattaaaaaatataaaatagattaatatgatttttttaaaacaactttcctatagaaaatacaCCGGTGCAGAAAACGTGGGCGCAAAAAACGAGGAgggcttagttaacttatgcccatGCCGAACTCGGCTaagaatattttcataatgtCAGGCACTAGAGGTGAACCGGAAGAGTTTGTTGTAAAACATAGTGGGGACAACATTGAGGACAAAACTGTGAGACTGTAAGCATATAACATGATGTGTTAGAGAGTTCTACGTGCccttttaattataaatatttaatatttatgataaaatttaatgaaactctTGACATTTTGATCAATAATTActctaataatctatattagaGTAAGTTCATAAAATACGATAAGTTTACGGTATTACTTTTCAAagcaaacatttatatattattataattatttttaaaaaagcatTTTAGGGCATCTGCAACGTGGAAATAAGAGGAACTCTTAAGGATATCTGCACGAAATGTTAACACAGTGACGGATAACTTAGCAAAACAAGGCAGAGCTCGTACTGCCTCCCATAACAAATATTTGTCACAGTGTGAATCATGTTCCTCTTTGCCCGCTTGCGGGCCTGTCGTCGTTTCTTTACATAATTACTTGTTTTTTACTCTGTACTTTGCATATCTATAACGATTCTGTCGAGTATTTTCGTCCGTTAATGTTGACGTCATCCATACGTCAGCAACAGCACCGTTGCCAATCTCCTTGATTTTTCTGTGTCCGTGCGACAACTGAAGTGATATACTTACGCTCAACCATAAAACAAGCTTGGTCTGTTGGCGCAGTGGATATGACGTACCTCCTATAATCCGTAGCTTTTTTGCCAACTTGATTAACTACAGCTAGccgattaattaataaaattaagatttgatttggtagattattttgattgttctaTGATCCAAATCTCTATTATTATTAAGATTTGATTTTAGTCCTAAATTTATagtattgttttatatatttttattattaaatatatcagataataaagtataaacttaacacaaaaaattgacacctaaataaattctcaaattaaattattattgtgattttaggttagattattttgattgttctaTAATCCAAAACtctattattatagaaaacatctaaattcctactgttataaaaattaataaattttggcACTTACATAAATTctcaaattaaatcattattattatgattttaggATAGATTGTTTTGACTGCTGTATAATCCAAATCTCTGCAGTTATCTAAATATctattgttataaaaaataatagtgttTCTACCAACCACCTTGCCCAAATAGGCCGATCGGGCCACGTTGTTCATGTTGTGTATGCTGCGCGGGCCTTCCATCTGTTCGGGTAGTCTATCTTAAATGGGTCGCGACATGTAGCACAGTAGTAATGCGTCTATGGTTACAATGTGATTGCTTTGTAAGTGAAAGACTGTGAGTTTGATCCTTGCGCGAGAGcatgttttgtatttttttttagcagTCGTTCGTCCAAAACCGTTGTTTCAATATAAAGACTttagtaaataaaagtttcataGACCAACGGTTAAGATATTAATCATTAATTTAGATCTGCTAGGTACGACTCTCTTTTTTTACCTGCTAGTATAGTTTTGATGTATTTATTTACACCTTTCATatccaatataaatatatatcagtAAAATAAGAGCGCAATTGTATGTTGATCACACTTTACTATTTCTGACACTTTACTATTTCTGACTCAAcgctaaatttattttaatttatataattaaaattaacttaacccggtgcaacgcacgggcaatttttttagtaataaataaaaacttactgttcaaaaagaaaatacaatagAGATGGGCACAAAACGTTTTGCttctactctctccgtcctaaaacaaaacaacttttctctctccgttctaaaacaaatcaacttttcagtttttagatgcaatgtttaactcttcgtcttattaaaaaaattacgattaataattttatttttattagttgataaaacatgaatattattatatgtgtgattatttttaaaaaaagttttttgaaatttttttaaataagatgatgatgaaatgatcgataaaaaaccgaaaagttaggtttttttttaatgacggAGAGACTTCTATTGCTTACACCCACGCGTGGCACTCGGGCACAGCAAGTGACACCATGTGCGATGTGCGATTCGCACGGCGCCGGTGACAGGTGCAAAAGAGGAAATGAGTTTTATTGAACCGCTTATTTAAGCGGCATTAGGCTTGAACTTTAATAATATGAATCCCAAGTGACTTGTTCTTTGGACGTGCCCCTTCAGAAAGCTCGATAAACGAGATCATGAACCATGTTTGCAAAAACCGTGACTATCACTGAATCAGGATGGCTTCAGTATTTGGTGGTTGGAGTCCGCATATATaagtacaaattaaaaaaatggtagaaaaataaaaatttgtgaTAGTTATGTAATTAGTGAACCTAGTggtgaagaatttttttttaaaaaaatagaacgtGAACAAGCAAAAGATGCGGATTTGACGTGAgttaaattgaaaaataataaaaagatagCATGGCGTGCGATAAGGGATGATTATCGAGAAAATTATTGCAATAATCGCTTCTATCGTTGCGGTTTTATCATCATATCGCGTGTGTTCTTCATAAAATCGTCCACTCTAAATCGCATgattatcataaaaaattacacgATTATCATGTCAAATCGCACGGTATCCCTTCCATAGCTGGgatttgttaataaattttgaattcaaattcagATGGTTCTGTTGTGATTATCGCCGATAATCGCGCTACCACCGTGTAACGATTTTGGCTCCTTCCACGATAAATGATACCCTGATCATAAACTTGATGGGCATAGTTCGAACATACTAACGAAATCGGAAACGAGATCTGCACCTAGTTCTAAATATATCTGAGCGTTTTGCCCACGGCGCAGCAGGCTACGCATGTGCTGACGACCAATGGATCTCGACACACCGCCCGTCGTTcccagtcgtcgtcgtcgtcgatccaTCATCCATTGGACGGAGGAGCTTCACATTGAAAATCCCGTGCGCCGGTGGCTTGCTTTGTTGACGACGATGAGGTCATCTTTccggaggaaaaaaaaacaaatggcatgtttagaaaaaaataatttatagataacaCTTATATATACTATGTTTTCGAAAAGCAAacgctaaaaattaaaatatgattaaaaaatttcgaaatcaattctaaatttgtcttataaaccttaaaaaaaatgatgaggCATATGCTTATTGAATTGCCGAAGGTAACCAGGAAATAAAGTACAATTAGCcacatccgtttcatatagtaagactttttaatcttgtctaaattcatcaattgatgaatgtatataatttatatatatgtctagattcattagcattcatatgaatctagacaagactagaaattcttatactgtgaaacggaggaagtactaaTTACCATCTAAtctttcatttatgtttatgcttataagctaaaatttaaattttatttgagttgattttgaggtttttttatcaaaatttattttctagcattgacttttagatcgctaagaatatatatatatataagttttatttatttatttacaaatatatcattcagctttttaaaaagaaaacaaacaatcatctTACCCGTATCTGTACAcaatttttaccaaaaatcAGTGCTCAGTGACAGTAGCCGTTGCTCGGCGCCCCGGTCGGTAGTTGCGCGTAGTCCTTCGCGTGAATCACCGGAGaggggaataattaactttttgccactcttagaaatggcactaacatatttatcactggtccacatgtcatagacacatgaggccccacgtgtcatagaaAGCGgatggcaaatatgttaggtgtcatttctaagaatgacaaaaaattaaatgcccTAGCCTCCGCTCGTGTCGTGTGAGCCTCCACCGCTGTTCCTGTTTCCCTGCCTGCAGCCCTGCACCATGGGCTGCTCAACCAATTAAACGACGATCTCCGCCCGCGACGCTGGCTCTGATCTTCGTCCGCTATGACACCCGGGGCGTTTAGTTCGGGAAaggaaatttttggatatctttATCGGATGTTGGAATGgatttttagacacgaatagaaaaacgaattttatagcTTGTCTGGAAAcggcgagacgaatcttttgagcctaaactaatccgtcattagcgcaatagcatttatggctaatcgtggactaattagactcaaaagtttCATCTCACGGTATCTCTCATacctgtgtaattaatttttttgttttatctatgtttaatgcttcactCTATTTAGAgatctaaagattcgatataatgtttttgaaaaattaaataatatcgGCTACCATgttcataatttatattatttaaatatgattcTGACATGTAGTCGACATGTAATTTAAATCGAGCAAGGCAAAGCAACAGGCTGTATTGAGATTATGTAGGCTACATTGAGATTATGTGATATTGTTCACGATAATCACAACGGTTTTGACGGAAATCGGCTGGCAGCCAATCAAGACCAACCAGTACACTTCACACCCACCATTGGACCCATCCTACGGCACGGAGATCCCAAAGACATCGGGAGGAGTATTTACACCTCGCCGCCTCAATTTGGCGCTCGCTACACAAACAGACGGGAGCCTCCAGtgagcggcagcagcagcagcgatggcggcggcggacgacgacgaggtggtCCGCGAGTTCGGCCCGATGCTCCGGGTGTACAAGAGCGGCCGCCTGGAGCGGCCCATGGTGGCGCCGCCCGTCGGGACGGGCCACGACGACGCCACCGGCGTCGACTCCAGGGACGTCCACCTCGGCGACTACTCCGCGCGCCTCTACctgcccgcggcggcggccgggggcgAGCGCCTCCCCGTTGTTGTGTATGCTCATGGCGGGGGGTTCGTGGCGGAGTCCGCCAGGTCCCCCAACTACCACCGCTTCCTcaaccgcctcgccgccgcctgccccgCCGTCTGCGTCTCCGTCGACTACCGCCTCGCGCCCGAGCAccctctcccggccggctACGACGACTGCCTCGCGGCGCTCCGGTGGGtgctctccgccgccgacccgtGGGTGGCCGCGCACGGCGACCTCGGCCGGCTGTTCGTCGCCGGGGacagcgccggcggcaacaTCTGCCACCACCTGGCCATGCACCACGCGCACCCGGACGTGCCGCGACTCAGGGGCGCCGTGCTGATCCACCCCTGGTTCTGGGGCCGGGAGGCCGTCGGCGAGGAGTCGCCCGACCCGGAGGGGCGCGCCCAGGGCGCCGGGCTGTGGCTCTTCGCGTGCCCGGGGACGAGCGGCATGGACGACCCGCGGATGAACCCCATGGCGCCCGGCGCGCCTGGGCTGGAGCGGCTGGCGTGCGACAGGTTCATGGTgtgcgcggcggagggggacTTCCTCAGGTGGCGCGCCCACGCCTACGCGGGGGCCGTGGCCGCGGCGAAGGGCGAGGCGACGGTGGAGGTGCTGGAGACGGCCGGGGAGGGCCACGTCTTCTACCTCTTCAACCCCGACGGCGACAAGGCCAAGGAGATGCTCGACAGGATGGTCGCCTTCGTTAACGCCGACACCGCGTGATCTCTCGCTAGCTCCGGCCTCCGGTGTTCCGCTCGTCATTAATTGCGAATGTGAAATTTTTCTACAAAAATATCTCTACTTGATGAACCAGTCTGTGCGGTTGTGCGCCGTCGTGTTGCTCTTTAGTGATGGTGATTAAATAAATGAATGGTTGTTATCGTACTACCAGCTGAACAGTGTGTTACGGTGATACTGTCTGCGtcgaaaaaaacaaaaaataaaaaggaacgAGCGTTGTTTGGTTAGGACAGGTTACTAACCAACCATTACTTTTAACATGTACGTTTGTTgtctatttaatatattagcatatttaatattttacttcTTACGTTTATATTTGTTACATGTAATCAATGTATGAATTATTTATCTAGAAAATGTTGCATGTAACTTGGGAGCACATGTCCAAGCATTAGACGAACAAAGAGACGACAATCTAGTTTTTTAGTTAATGATTTCATGTAGGATTGTTAATCTGATCTGGTTGTATATAGATGACTGTTGTCTCACTGATGTACATGCgtcaaaatgttgttttatgaTGGAAAATTACTCTTATTACATTCTGTTTAAAATTACACTATGATTATAATTTCGCgtcacataaataatactatttTCTGTTTTACGATACAAGACTTTTTAacattatctaaattcatttagatacatatatatatatatataaacattaatatatagatgaatgtAGAtgcatcaaaatatattataatataaaacgtaGGGAGTATTTTAATATAGTATTTGTTAGAAGAAatcttataagcaaaataaaatatagcttatattttaaaactacgATGTTCTGTATATTCAAATGATAATTTTTGAGTTGGAAACCTATATCCGTTGATGGTGTGATTAACACGGGATTTAGGGTCgttgataattttatttatcttagaTTGACATGTTCTCTTAGGGCCCGTTCCGTACCACGTATAACTTATCtagattttcttgtttttcacgtGTACgcttccgaactgctaaacaatataaaattttataaaaaattctatagaaaagttgtttaaaatattatattaagctattgtaattttttataaattaattaattatatactaatttattgctacgttttccgcaCCGGATAACTTACCCAATAAACATCCCAACGAACGCATAGGTCCTATTTGTTTAGGGCTTTTAGCTTAAGATTACTATAATCttgattatataaataatctcaaacaaatatttagattattatattatatcagtttattataatctagagtcCGATAAGCTCATTCGAGAATGCTTTTTTCAGATTGTGGGTGGTTGAAGACTCACTGCCTTAGattatttgaattaattatacattttTATTGTACGTTATCTACTTTAGTTATAACAATCCAGAGTTTATACTAAGCTGTCTCAATCTAAATTACAATAAtcttaaatgaaaataagcATAACCTTAATTTGAAGCCGGTTTACTTGTAACtgattttataattgttttttttcttttccataatATATCacagataatatttttaggtTATGTTCTCTTTTGCTTATTCATAatcagtgattttttttgtaaatcgATCGGGATTGTAAACCCTACATACAAGGCGGGGTGATTCACGACTAGATGGTTTCTACTTTCTACAAGACACTGGGTGCCTAAAACAAAGGTTGGGCTCGGGTAGAGAAAAGGTAGGAGAGGGCGAGATCTTCTTGGGTTCCTGCTTCTTTTATTGCtgagaaataaaagattattcaatattttcaatagttatttaatagtcaaatgattaaattaaccactatatatttataaatctaCTTGAAAGCTAATATGATGACcttttatgttaaaattataaaaaaaatcacgtttAACCTTTCAGGATGTGTACATGTAAGAGACgagaaaaaaaccaagaatATTGTGGCACAAGAATGCAGCCTTAGTTCATGGATGGTAGCTCATTTTCTATACTATTCTAGGCAATAaggtatcatttatttatttagttatttaggtggtatttagattgagaaaatttttggggaaagtgtcacgtcaaatgattgaatggatgtcggaaggggttttcggacacgaataaaaaaacgaatttcacggttagcctgaaaaccgcgagacgaatcttttgagcctaattaatctgtcattagcacatgttggtactgtagcacttatggctaatcatggactaattaggcttaaaagattcgtctcaagatttctttagtaactgtgcaattagttttttttggttcatctatatttaatgctttatttaggtgtctaaaaatttgatgtgatgtttttggaaaaaaaaatttgagaactaaacaaggccttaactTACAAGCAGAGTTATTATGGACGTGACTGAGGATTGGGACCCTCAGGTCCTTATTGTTTGGGCTTTTTCCAAAGAAACGGTGCATcgtatttgtaaacgaaaaaaataatttataaaaaatatgtttatatgttttcttatctatctaaaagaaaatggctaaaaaataaactacggtgataaacctctaaatttaaggttggaaaatttaaattttaacttatacgCATATGCAGAAGGGACAACTAGTTTATTGGTATAtgacaaataaatatagttattATGGTCATATGGTTATGTAAAACCAcatttttaatcaaatatgtgttatatagttatatataaaaattatattagattTACAATCTCTgacacattatatatatatatatatatatatatttattaaccaCATACCATTAATCATTTTTTGCTATAGTTCCAAATTAAATTGGATGATAATGTGGTTTTGTGAAACATTTGTTCTATAATAACTGTGGTCATGTGGCATGTGTAAAATTCATTGTGTTTCATGTAACTTAGACCATAATGCACGTGGTCTTGcgaaatttaataaattgtaCAATGTGGTAAAACTACATGTAAAACACTTCACAATTGTCACTCagaatttaactattaatatatatatatatatatttgttttataatggTATAATCGGGTGGGACACTGTTGTTAATTGCATATGTAATGGTATAATCAGACCCTATATTagataaataatttaggaCAAAAACATTCAAAAGTAAGGAAGATGGAAAGACAAGTGAGGTGTCAAGTGAGAGATGACCATGGCGCGAGACTAGCATGTGCCTATGTGGTGCTCTGCACAGCATAACGCTGGAAGCAGCCAggtattttacaatttagtcCTTTTGAGAACTCATTTTACACAGacctctaaaaaaatattttagagatggttttttttctcagtgtTATAATCATTGGTACGGAGGTCCAGTATCTCAGCGTCGACGACCTCATTCCCACTACCTTTCACATAAAGGAGTTGGTGCCACAGGTCtatgtgtaaaaaaattattttataaatatatccttGGTGCTGGTCTGGTTGGCATTGATGACctattgtaaaataagttatttgcaaactatttgaattaattcaaacaaatcaaatgtATGGTTTATAAGTTTGTGACTTTCAACCATCAATGTTGAGTTATTTTggccatttttttctcatattttttttgtttgtgcgCGCATGCTTTTCgaagtgtgatttttttttcaaaagctttatatacaaaagttcatcatattacatttttaaataaaattttaactttgtaggaGTTAATTCAACCATTATACATTAAATacctataaaaatcaaatagtctttattttttcatctccGTCTAGGAAATATACTACAaatgaagggaaaaaaaatataaaacaagaCCACCAACATATAAGTGTGGCGTTTGGAGGGGAAGGGAACATTTAGGCCTTGATtagttccaaatttttttcccaaaaacatcacatcgaacttttagacatttaaatggagcattaaacatagatgaatcaaaaaactaattgcacaattgtggaagaaatcttgagacgaatcttttaagcctaattaggatataattagccataagtgctacagtaaccaacatgtactaatgatagattagttaggcttaaaaaattcgtctcgcggtttctagccggaatctgaaatttattttttcattcgtgtccgaaaaccccttccaacatccgattaaacgttcgatgtgatgtttttgccaaaaaaaattttgacaactaaacaccaccttcaGAACACTTCAACAACAATATCAAAACAACTTCAGGATTAAACCCGACTTACATGCTATAATACATGTGAAAGAAGCTCAAAAATCATCACGTCTtttaggaaataaaaaatgttgacTCAACATCACCATCTTATCGCGAATCTTCCATGCTCCTCCATGTTCTCTCCTGTAGCTTGgactttttttaaacttattactccctccgtcctaatataagatgtttgactttttttaagttgtaatgtttaactatttgtcttatttaaaaaattataaaaatatcatttgttttgcttatgacttactttattata is part of the Oryza brachyantha chromosome 2, ObraRS2, whole genome shotgun sequence genome and encodes:
- the LOC102706078 gene encoding tuliposide A-converting enzyme 1, chloroplastic-like, with the translated sequence MAAADDDEVVREFGPMLRVYKSGRLERPMVAPPVGTGHDDATGVDSRDVHLGDYSARLYLPAAAAGGERLPVVVYAHGGGFVAESARSPNYHRFLNRLAAACPAVCVSVDYRLAPEHPLPAGYDDCLAALRWVLSAADPWVAAHGDLGRLFVAGDSAGGNICHHLAMHHAHPDVPRLRGAVLIHPWFWGREAVGEESPDPEGRAQGAGLWLFACPGTSGMDDPRMNPMAPGAPGLERLACDRFMVCAAEGDFLRWRAHAYAGAVAAAKGEATVEVLETAGEGHVFYLFNPDGDKAKEMLDRMVAFVNADTA